A DNA window from Anastrepha ludens isolate Willacy chromosome 6, idAnaLude1.1, whole genome shotgun sequence contains the following coding sequences:
- the LOC128868723 gene encoding uncharacterized protein LOC128868723 produces MATKPAFLGTTYKAGYLVLHCKESTSAEWVKAAISNASPWEGTTLWATEESKIPHSRIAVGYFPNSVKVETAKILDFVQGQNKGLNVDSWRLLKRAERGSNVTLVVAVDQKSDASLKEYNGRVNYRFIQVTLRLKSENITTEELVDQMESVELQ; encoded by the coding sequence ATGGCCACAAAACCAGCGTTCTTGGGCACTACTTACAAGGCAGGATACCTTGTCCTGCATTGTAAGGAGAGCACTTCGGCGGAATgggtcaaggcggccatttctaATGCGTCGCCGTGGGAGGGTACAACACTGTGGGCCACAGAGGAATCCAAAATTCCTCACTCTCGGATCGCAGTGGGGTACTTTCCCAACTCAGTCAAAGTCGAGACAGCCAAGATACTGGACTTTGTGCAGGGGCAGAATAAAGGCCTCAATGTTGATTCCTGGCGCCTGCTAAAAAGAGCCGAAAGAGGCTCCAACGTAACGCTAGTCGTAGCGGTAGACCAAAAATCAGACGCCAGCCTGAAGGAGTACAATGGTAGGGTAAACTACCGTTTCATACAAGTGACCCTCAGGctgaaatctgaaaatataacGACCGAAGAGTTAGTTGACCAAATGGAGTCAGTGGAGTTACAATAA
- the LOC128866293 gene encoding nascent polypeptide-associated complex subunit alpha: MTAEVTEIKTDAAASASACEIKPPEVRIEDDASDCGSEDSIPELEDAAGGTTQLGGGATGLPVDLVSKAKQSRGEKKARKIMLKLGLKQIQGVNRVTIRKSKNILFVINNPDVYKNPHSDTYIVFGEAKIEDLSQQAQVAAAEKFKAPEAANIAETLGTTTSVAPIAEEDEEEVDETGVDEKDIELVITQANTTRAKAIRALKKHNNDIVNAIMELTMI, translated from the coding sequence ATGACCGCGGAAGTTACTGAAATTAAAACTGATGCTGCTGCTAGTGCTAGTGCTTGTGAAATAAAACCCCCAGAGGTGCGCATTGAAGATGATGCTAGCGATTGCGGGTCTGAAGACAGCATCCCTGAACTTGAGGATGCCGCTGGTGGTACAACACAGTTGGGCGGCGGAGCTACTGGGCTCCCAGTCGATTTAGTCTCGAAGGCTAAGCAATCCCGAGGCGAAAAGAAGGCACGAAAAATAATGCTTAAACTTGGTCTGAAACAAATTCAAGGTGTTAATCGTGTTACAATTCGCAAGTCAAAGAATATTCTTTTCGTAATCAACAATCCAGATGTGTACAAGAATCCACACAGCGACACATACATCGTATTCGGTGAGGCGAAGATAGAAGATTTGTCTCAACAAGCTCAAGTTGCTGCTGCCGAGAAATTTAAAGCACCAGAAGCAGCAAATATTGCAGAGACATTGGGTACAACTACATCTGTAGCGCCTATTGCGGAAGAGGATGAGGAAGAAGTTGATGAGACTGGCGTAGACGAGAAGGACATTGAGCTGGTAATCACTCAGGCGAATACAACTCGCGCTAAGGCCATAAGAGCACTTAAGAAACACAATAACGATATCGTTAATGCAATTATGGAGCTTACGATGATTTAA
- the LOC128866292 gene encoding diacylglycerol kinase epsilon, whose protein sequence is MNIQLTSFELSSEALIGSLLALCALFVFCRSLLVEDVICIPGKTKHSWKSIKILEKACYCNACEVLLTPSAGLFCDCCGICTHNANVCTKKIDITYRCKDKWLRNEKSMRHLWVRGNLPLAVICAACSDEIDYHATAGLYGWRCAWCQRCYHNNCYKHIDTRAECDLGEFRDMIFPPYCIVAARTRESVRLHLAGIKPPSIEGWEPLIVIANTKSGSNTSSDVVSLLRGFLHPLQVMELGTRGPQDAMQWAAKASPRPCRLLVAGGDGTVGWVLNTIYALNIKPMPSVAIIPLGTGNDLSRVMGWGPEPPSILDPTTILRNIKQARSVNLDRFDLQIERLHYRLPIQRHPIKTIHVYNYFSIGVDALVTYNFHKTRESRFYVLSSRIFNKLIYFGFGTQQIVQRDCERIEQKLDIYLDGHLVDLPELQSIIFLNIDSWGAGCKLCDLSNSDAKTKIYNSISDGMMEVFGLVSSFHMAQLQCGISKPVRIGQAKQIRIVVRATCPMQSDGEPWMQAPADIRLQSRSQVRMLRFES, encoded by the exons ATGAATATACAACTCACCAGCTTTGAATTAAGTTCGGAGGCATTAATTGGATCATTATTGGCATTATGcgcattatttgttttttgtcgcAGTTTATTGGTGGAAGACGTTATTTGCATACCAGGGAAAACTAAACATAGCTGGAAGTCTATCAAAATCCTAGAAAAG GCTTGTTACTGCAATGCTTGCGAAGTCCTTCTAACCCCTTCGGCTGGTCTGTTTTGTGATTGCTGTGGCATTTGTACCCATAACGCTAACGTTTGTACCAAAAAAATAGATATCACTTATCGTTGCAAAGATAAATGGCTGCGAAATGAAAAATCTATGCGCCATCTATGGGTTCGTGGCAATTTGCCTTTGGCGGTGATTTGCGCTGCCTGTAGCGACGAAATCGATTACCATGCTACTGCGGGCCTCTATGGCTGGAGGTGTGCATGGTGTCAACGCTGTTACCATAACAACTGCTACAAACATATAGATACTCGTGCAGAATGTGATCTAGGTGAATTCCGGGACATGATTTTTCCACCATATTGCATTGTTGCTGCACGTACGCGTGAGTCGGTAAGATTGCACTTAGCTGGCATCAAACCACCAAGCATTGAAGGATGGGAGCCTCTAATAGTTATTGCCAATACAAAATCTGGTAGCAATACAAGTTCGGATGTGGTATCTTTGCTTCGCGGTTTTCTCCATCCTCTCCAAGTAATGGAATTGGGTACTCGGGGACCCCAAGATGCCATGCAATGGGCAGCAAAGGCCAGTCCACGGCCTTGCCGATTGTTGGTGGCGGGTGGCGACGGAACAGTGGGTTGGgtgctaaatacaatatacgcACTCAATATAAAG CCTATGCCCTCAGTTGCCATAATACCACTGGGTACGGGTAACGATCTTTCACGTGTGATGGGTTGGGGACCGGAACCCCCTTCAATTTTAGATCCAACTACAATACTTAGGAAT aTAAAACAGGCGCGCTCTGTTAATTTGGATCGTTTCGATTTACAAATTGAGAGACTGCATTATCGCCTGCCTATTCAACGACATCCGATCAAAACGATACATGTCTATAACTATTTTAGCATTGGAGTGGATGCGCTGGTCACatataattttcacaaaactcGTGAATCTAGATTTTACGTACTAAGTAGTCGTATTTTTAATAAG ctAATTTATTTCGGTTTCGGCACGCAACAAATTGTTCAACGCGATTGTGAGCGTATTGAACAGAAATTGGACATATATTTGGACGGTCACCTTGTAGATCTGCCTGAATTGCAATCGATTATCTTCCTTAATATTGATTCATGGGGAGCTGGCTGTAAACTATGTG ATCTTAGTAACTCAGATGCAAAGACGAAAATATATAACTCTATTTCGGATGGTATGATGGAGGTTTTTGGACTTGTGTCTTCTTTTCACATGGCACAGTTACAGTGCGGCATTAGCAAACCGGTGCGCATTGGCCAAGCCAAGCAAATACGA ATTGTTGTTAGGGCTACCTGTCCCATGCAATCTGATGGCGAGCCTTGGATGCAAGCTCCGGCCGACATACGCTTACAGTCACGCAGCCAAGTACGTATGCTTAGGTTTGAAAGCTAG